The Candidatus Koribacter versatilis Ellin345 genome has a segment encoding these proteins:
- the flgM gene encoding flagellar biosynthesis anti-sigma factor FlgM — protein sequence MKVDIGNVWNAVDAVQQSSADSVRNPGRERDNRIGEDDAHLSQIAVLAGTLHQSLDGVSETRQARVDELRQKVQQGSYQVSSEQIANALRDDLAGMDRIYKGRR from the coding sequence ATGAAGGTAGATATTGGGAATGTTTGGAACGCGGTGGATGCGGTGCAGCAGTCGTCAGCCGATTCGGTTCGGAACCCCGGTCGTGAACGGGACAACCGGATAGGAGAGGATGACGCGCATCTTTCGCAAATTGCGGTTCTGGCCGGGACTTTGCACCAGAGCTTGGACGGTGTATCGGAAACCCGCCAGGCACGCGTGGACGAACTCAGGCAGAAGGTACAACAAGGGAGCTACCAGGTTTCTTCGGAACAGATCGCCAACGCGTTGCGCGATGATCTCGCAGGGATGGACCGTATTTACAAGGGCCGCCGGTGA
- a CDS encoding flagellar basal body P-ring protein FlgI produces MRLLALVLLLLRLGIPAMIGAQEAPRMVTIRDITTIEGVRENPLIGYGMVVGLNGTGDRTQTFFTTQTLSGILQRMGVQVPSGSMRVNNVASVMVTAVLPPFAVHGGRIDVTVSSIGDAKSLDGGMLLLTPLYGADGQVYAAAQGALAIGGYSASSNGNSKQSNHPTVGRIPEGGVIEKDLSVGLEKLSSVSLLLRDPEFATATSIAAEVNRSLASPVARAVDARRVVVGVRPETSVPELLAKIQSLEIPLRERSRIIVNERTGTIVMGAKVQLSAVAVLHGNLSVEITSSMAVSQPAPLSNGSTVRGTETNLEAREAPVKLLELKEGATVAQLVEGLQKIGATARDVVSILQAMKAAGALQAEVEVL; encoded by the coding sequence ATGAGACTGCTTGCGCTCGTTCTGCTCCTGCTGCGGCTCGGGATTCCCGCGATGATAGGCGCTCAAGAAGCGCCGCGGATGGTAACAATCCGGGACATCACGACGATCGAAGGAGTTCGGGAAAATCCTCTGATCGGATATGGGATGGTGGTCGGTCTGAACGGGACAGGGGACCGCACCCAGACCTTCTTCACTACGCAGACCCTCAGTGGGATCTTGCAACGCATGGGGGTGCAGGTGCCATCGGGCTCGATGCGAGTGAACAACGTGGCGTCGGTGATGGTGACCGCGGTCCTGCCGCCATTCGCGGTACATGGCGGCCGGATCGATGTAACCGTCTCGTCGATTGGAGATGCGAAGAGCCTCGACGGCGGAATGTTGCTGTTGACGCCGCTCTATGGCGCGGACGGCCAAGTGTACGCCGCAGCGCAAGGAGCGTTGGCGATCGGCGGCTATTCGGCTTCATCGAATGGGAACTCCAAACAAAGCAATCATCCCACAGTGGGAAGAATTCCCGAAGGTGGAGTGATTGAGAAAGACCTCTCGGTGGGACTGGAGAAGCTGAGTTCTGTTTCTCTTCTGCTACGCGATCCGGAATTCGCGACGGCGACGAGCATCGCGGCGGAGGTGAATCGATCGCTTGCGAGTCCTGTAGCGAGAGCAGTAGATGCGCGCCGCGTGGTTGTAGGGGTACGTCCGGAAACATCGGTACCGGAACTGCTCGCGAAGATCCAGTCCCTTGAGATTCCGCTGCGGGAGCGATCGAGAATCATTGTGAACGAGCGTACGGGAACCATTGTGATGGGAGCCAAGGTTCAGCTTAGCGCGGTGGCGGTGCTACACGGGAACCTTTCGGTCGAGATCACCAGCTCGATGGCGGTTTCACAGCCCGCACCGTTGTCCAATGGCAGCACAGTTCGCGGTACAGAGACGAACCTTGAGGCGCGCGAAGCGCCGGTGAAGTTGCTGGAGTTGAAAGAAGGTGCGACGGTAGCGCAACTGGTCGAGGGATTGCAGAAAATTGGTGCTACCGCGCGTGATGTGGTCTCAATCTTGCAAGCAATGAAAGCGGCCGGTGCGCTCCAGGCCGAGGTGGAGGTTCTCTGA
- the leuC gene encoding 3-isopropylmalate dehydratase large subunit, protein MSGPRTLFEKIWSTHVVCVPDDQPPILYIDRHYVHEVTSPQAFDGLRAAGRKVRRTDLTFATVDHNVPTTSPRLVIKDDVAARQIDALRTNCAAFGVPLFDLTSEEQGIVHVIGPELGLTLPGMTIVCGDSHTSTHGAFGAFAFGIGTSEVEHVLATQCLPQRKPKTMKIEVSGTLPEGVTAKDLALGIIGKLGTDGATGHVIEYCGTAIRALSMEARMTLCNMSIEGGARAGLIGPDEITFAYIRNRQYAPKGAEWDTGVAEWAALNTDEGAKFDREIHINAADLQPQVTWGTNPGMVVSVGANVPDPKATSDDAQRQSYERALTYMDLKPGTPVAQIAVDRVFIGSCTNSRIEDLRAAAKVVSGYHVAATVHAMVVPGSQRIKAKAEEEGLDRVFRDAGFEWRESGCSMCLGMNPDILSPGQRCASTSNRNFEGRQGRGGRTHLVSPAMAAAAAITGHFTDIREWEYK, encoded by the coding sequence ATGTCCGGTCCTCGTACGCTCTTCGAAAAGATTTGGTCCACGCACGTCGTGTGCGTGCCTGACGATCAGCCCCCGATCCTCTATATCGATCGTCATTACGTTCACGAAGTCACCTCACCGCAGGCGTTCGACGGTCTCCGCGCCGCCGGACGAAAAGTTCGTCGCACCGACCTCACGTTCGCCACGGTAGACCACAACGTTCCCACCACGTCACCGCGCCTGGTGATTAAAGATGACGTCGCCGCCAGACAGATCGACGCTCTGCGCACGAATTGCGCCGCGTTCGGCGTGCCGCTCTTCGATCTCACCTCGGAAGAGCAGGGCATTGTCCACGTTATCGGCCCCGAACTTGGGCTCACGTTGCCGGGCATGACGATCGTTTGTGGTGACAGCCACACCAGCACTCACGGCGCATTCGGCGCGTTCGCCTTCGGCATCGGCACCTCGGAAGTCGAGCATGTACTCGCCACGCAGTGCTTGCCGCAGCGTAAGCCCAAGACCATGAAGATTGAAGTCTCCGGTACGTTGCCGGAAGGCGTGACTGCAAAGGATCTCGCGCTCGGCATCATCGGCAAACTCGGTACCGACGGCGCCACCGGCCATGTCATCGAGTACTGTGGCACAGCCATTCGCGCCCTTTCGATGGAAGCGCGCATGACGCTTTGCAATATGTCGATCGAAGGCGGAGCGCGCGCCGGGCTGATTGGCCCGGACGAAATAACGTTTGCGTATATTCGCAACCGTCAATATGCGCCGAAGGGCGCCGAGTGGGATACCGGCGTGGCCGAGTGGGCGGCGCTCAACACCGACGAAGGCGCGAAGTTCGATCGCGAAATTCACATCAACGCCGCCGACCTGCAGCCGCAAGTCACCTGGGGCACGAATCCAGGAATGGTGGTCTCCGTGGGTGCAAATGTCCCCGATCCCAAGGCCACTTCCGACGACGCGCAGCGCCAGTCGTATGAACGGGCGCTCACATACATGGATCTCAAGCCCGGTACTCCCGTCGCCCAGATCGCGGTTGACCGCGTCTTCATTGGCTCCTGCACCAACTCGCGCATCGAAGATCTTCGCGCCGCCGCGAAGGTGGTTAGCGGCTACCACGTCGCTGCAACTGTTCACGCGATGGTCGTGCCCGGCTCTCAGCGCATTAAGGCGAAAGCGGAAGAAGAGGGACTCGACCGCGTATTTCGCGACGCCGGATTCGAATGGCGTGAGTCTGGATGCTCGATGTGTCTCGGCATGAATCCCGACATACTTTCGCCGGGTCAGCGCTGCGCTTCCACCAGCAATCGCAACTTTGAAGGTCGCCAGGGCCGCGGTGGCCGCACCCACCTCGTCAGTCCCGCCATGGCCGCAGCAGCCGCCATTACTGGCCACTTCACCGACATCCGCGAGTGGGAGTACAAGTAG
- the leuD gene encoding 3-isopropylmalate dehydratase small subunit, whose product MKAFRVHTGIVAPLVRPNVDTDQIIPKQFLKRIERTGFGPFLFFDWRFDEAGNPKSDFVLNQSGYKGASILVGGKNFGCGSSREHAPWAIEDFGFRVVIAPTFADIFHNNCRNSGVLAIVTSQENVDAIAARAEKNPGYQLTVDLEKGTISGADGLSIDFEVDGFTRRCFLEGLDDIGLTLRHADAIADYEKAHA is encoded by the coding sequence ATGAAGGCATTTCGCGTTCACACCGGCATCGTCGCGCCGCTCGTGCGGCCCAATGTTGACACCGATCAGATCATCCCGAAACAATTCCTCAAGCGCATCGAGCGCACCGGCTTCGGTCCGTTCCTCTTTTTCGATTGGCGCTTTGACGAGGCGGGCAATCCGAAATCCGATTTCGTTCTGAATCAATCCGGCTACAAAGGTGCGTCGATCCTGGTCGGAGGGAAGAACTTCGGTTGTGGCTCTTCGCGTGAACACGCGCCTTGGGCCATTGAAGATTTCGGCTTCCGAGTGGTGATTGCCCCCACATTCGCCGACATTTTCCACAACAACTGCCGCAACAGCGGAGTACTAGCAATCGTCACATCGCAGGAAAACGTAGACGCAATCGCCGCTCGCGCCGAAAAGAACCCCGGCTATCAACTCACGGTTGATTTGGAGAAAGGCACGATCAGCGGCGCCGACGGACTCTCTATCGACTTTGAAGTTGACGGGTTTACTCGCCGCTGCTTCCTCGAAGGCCTCGACGACATCGGCTTGACCCTGCGCCACGCAGACGCAATCGCGGATTACGAAAAGGCGCACGCCTAG
- a CDS encoding response regulator, with product MAGRLNMDAIRALIIDDSSVMRKIVERSLRQAGVALSQVMEAGNGAEALNLLRSNPVDLILSDINMPVMDGLEFVRRLKAEGLAANAPVVMITTEGSESQVVQAVSSGARGYIRKPFTADQVKEHVIAILNK from the coding sequence ATGGCAGGACGGTTAAACATGGATGCGATCCGGGCGCTGATCATTGATGACTCTTCGGTGATGCGAAAAATCGTGGAGCGGTCCCTGCGGCAGGCCGGAGTGGCATTGTCGCAGGTGATGGAGGCGGGTAACGGCGCCGAGGCCCTCAACCTACTTCGTTCCAACCCAGTCGATTTAATTCTCAGCGATATCAATATGCCCGTGATGGACGGGCTGGAGTTCGTGCGCCGATTGAAGGCGGAGGGACTGGCTGCGAACGCGCCGGTCGTGATGATCACGACGGAAGGCAGCGAGTCGCAGGTGGTACAAGCGGTTTCCTCGGGCGCTCGCGGCTATATTCGCAAGCCGTTTACCGCCGACCAGGTGAAAGAGCACGTCATCGCAATCTTGAACAAGTAG
- a CDS encoding 2-isopropylmalate synthase yields MDRSRITIFDTTLRDGEQSPGCSMNPMEKLRMARQLDRLGVDVIEAGFPISSEGDFESVRMIAQEIRRPKIAGLARANAKDIERAWHALEHAARPRIHVFLATSDIHLKYKLRMTREQCIAQAFEQVRFARSLCPDVEFSPEDATRSDLEFLCAVCEAVVEAGATTLNLPDTVGFTVPSDIARMFTAVRNRINRDDIVLSCHCHNDLGLAVANSLAAVEAGARQIECTINGIGERAGNASLEEVTMAIKVRADVFPVETAIHSEHLYPASAMLQEITGADVQANKAIVGRNAFAHEAGIHQDGMLKNPLTYEIMTPRSVGVPDSKLVLGKHSGRSALNHRCEELGYRFTRRDLDNVYRRFVDVADQVKVVEDSHLLRIIREEIARGCMPDMIEPTRAGVASANAAAS; encoded by the coding sequence ATGGACCGATCGAGAATCACAATTTTCGACACCACGCTCCGCGACGGCGAGCAGTCACCCGGCTGCAGCATGAATCCGATGGAGAAGCTGCGCATGGCGCGGCAGCTCGATCGGCTCGGCGTGGACGTTATCGAAGCTGGATTCCCCATCTCCTCCGAGGGCGATTTTGAATCCGTGCGCATGATCGCGCAGGAGATCCGCCGGCCCAAGATCGCCGGCCTCGCCCGCGCCAATGCCAAGGACATCGAACGCGCTTGGCACGCACTGGAGCATGCTGCCCGTCCGCGTATCCATGTGTTCCTTGCCACCAGCGACATCCATCTCAAGTACAAGCTCCGCATGACGCGCGAACAATGCATCGCTCAGGCCTTCGAACAGGTTCGCTTTGCCCGCTCGCTCTGTCCGGACGTTGAGTTCTCTCCCGAAGATGCGACCCGCAGCGATCTCGAGTTTCTCTGCGCGGTGTGCGAAGCAGTCGTCGAAGCCGGCGCCACCACCTTGAACCTGCCCGATACCGTCGGCTTCACAGTTCCGTCCGACATTGCCCGCATGTTTACCGCCGTCCGCAATCGCATTAATCGCGACGATATCGTCCTTTCCTGCCATTGCCACAACGATCTTGGCCTCGCCGTCGCGAACTCGCTGGCAGCCGTCGAAGCTGGTGCGCGCCAGATCGAGTGCACCATCAACGGCATCGGCGAACGTGCCGGCAATGCTTCGCTCGAAGAAGTCACGATGGCAATTAAGGTCCGCGCGGATGTCTTCCCCGTCGAAACCGCGATCCATTCCGAACATCTCTATCCCGCCAGCGCGATGCTGCAGGAGATCACCGGGGCAGACGTTCAGGCGAACAAGGCCATCGTAGGCCGCAACGCCTTCGCTCACGAAGCCGGTATTCACCAGGACGGCATGTTGAAGAACCCGCTGACTTACGAGATCATGACGCCGAGATCGGTTGGTGTGCCCGATAGCAAGCTGGTTCTCGGCAAGCACTCCGGGCGCAGCGCCTTGAATCACCGCTGCGAAGAGCTCGGCTATCGCTTTACCCGCCGCGACCTCGACAACGTCTATCGTCGCTTCGTCGATGTTGCAGATCAGGTAAAGGTAGTAGAAGATTCACACTTGCTGCGCATCATCCGCGAAGAAATTGCACGTGGCTGCATGCCAGACATGATTGAACCAACCCGCGCAGGCGTCGCTTCGGCGAACGCTGCCGCGAGCTAA
- a CDS encoding LysR family transcriptional regulator → MDLFQLETFLTVAREGSFSKAAKKLYRTQPAISQTIRKLEEEIGEGLFDRSSREGILTDAGKVLEEYAQKLLNLRTEALSAVGELRQLERGRLSIGANEVTCLYLLPMLDKYRDRCPMVSIAVQRTMASLVPEELLNRSIELGLVTYKIDQPELKSVVIYRDELIFVMHPSHPLASAGMLNINQLGAEVFVAHNVPSPYRAKVIDTFKHKNVPLHMHVELPTVEAIKKFVARERGLALLPGISVEDEIARGELASARVKELAFERKVRIAYRRNSVLSHASRAFLDVAESFAKQKGGRYLFQPER, encoded by the coding sequence GTGGACTTATTTCAGCTTGAAACCTTCCTTACGGTGGCGCGAGAGGGCAGTTTCTCGAAGGCCGCCAAAAAGCTCTACCGCACCCAGCCGGCGATTAGCCAGACTATCCGGAAGCTGGAAGAGGAGATTGGCGAAGGATTGTTCGACCGATCGTCGCGGGAAGGGATCCTCACCGACGCCGGTAAAGTGTTGGAGGAGTATGCACAAAAGCTCCTCAACCTGCGAACTGAGGCGCTTTCGGCGGTGGGGGAGCTACGGCAGTTAGAGCGTGGCCGACTAAGCATTGGGGCGAACGAGGTGACGTGTCTTTATTTATTGCCAATGCTGGATAAATATCGGGACCGGTGCCCGATGGTGTCGATCGCGGTGCAGCGGACGATGGCGAGTCTGGTGCCGGAGGAGTTGCTGAACCGGAGCATCGAGCTCGGGCTGGTGACGTACAAAATTGATCAACCTGAGCTGAAGTCGGTCGTTATCTACCGAGACGAGCTGATTTTCGTAATGCACCCTTCGCATCCGCTGGCATCGGCTGGGATGCTCAATATCAATCAACTGGGGGCCGAGGTGTTCGTCGCGCACAATGTGCCATCGCCATATCGCGCGAAGGTGATTGATACGTTCAAACATAAGAACGTTCCCTTACACATGCATGTCGAGCTGCCGACGGTGGAAGCGATCAAGAAGTTTGTGGCGCGGGAGCGCGGGCTGGCGTTGCTGCCGGGGATCTCGGTAGAGGATGAGATTGCGCGGGGAGAGCTGGCAAGTGCGCGGGTGAAGGAGTTGGCGTTCGAGCGCAAGGTACGAATTGCGTATCGCCGGAACTCGGTGCTGTCGCATGCATCGCGGGCGTTTCTGGATGTCGCCGAGAGCTTTGCCAAACAGAAGGGCGGGCGTTACCTTTTCCAGCCGGAACGATGA
- a CDS encoding chemotaxis protein CheX: protein MQAVVTIADWAVLLEESTREVFGMMLGCEIESQGGDSHSTSSTDPEFVATTQEPVLQMLFRTDAHNSSGCSEVTAVVGIAGEVCGVLNFACDSCAARKIAARMLGIDEAEAGDQQFDAIGEICNMIAGNFKSKLPGIGEKCMLSVPTIVVGSNYRLRALSGKRRLEYRCLFESAPLRVALEVQQ, encoded by the coding sequence ATGCAAGCTGTAGTGACTATTGCCGATTGGGCGGTGCTGTTGGAGGAATCCACGCGAGAAGTGTTTGGCATGATGCTGGGATGCGAGATCGAATCGCAAGGTGGAGACAGCCACAGCACGAGTTCAACGGATCCCGAATTTGTTGCGACGACGCAGGAGCCGGTGCTGCAGATGCTGTTCCGAACCGATGCCCATAATAGCAGCGGGTGCTCCGAGGTGACGGCGGTGGTTGGGATTGCCGGAGAGGTCTGCGGCGTTTTGAATTTTGCGTGTGACAGCTGCGCCGCGCGCAAGATCGCGGCGCGGATGTTGGGGATCGATGAGGCGGAGGCTGGAGATCAGCAGTTCGATGCGATTGGTGAGATCTGCAACATGATCGCGGGAAATTTCAAGTCGAAGCTTCCGGGAATCGGGGAGAAGTGCATGCTGTCAGTCCCGACGATCGTGGTGGGGTCGAATTACCGGCTGCGAGCGTTGTCGGGCAAACGTCGGTTGGAGTATCGGTGTCTGTTCGAAAGCGCGCCGTTGCGGGTGGCCTTGGAGGTCCAGCAATAG
- the leuB gene encoding 3-isopropylmalate dehydrogenase, whose product MKLKIAVLGGDGVGPEVTAEAVRVLRAIANVNGYEFQFTEAEVGGVAIRKHGSPLPEKTLHTCLESDAVLLGAVGHPEFDSMPRDKKPETGLLALRQALGGFANLRPVQAYAALSDSSPIKQELVFGADVMIVRELLGGLYFGEPRGIKDDTATNTMSYSRYEIERVAHIAFQQARNRRKKVTSVDKANVLECSQLWRLVVTEVAKQYSDVKLEHAYVDSFAMRLIQAPTAFDVVLTENLFGDILSDEAAVIGGSLGLLASATIGGEVDLYEPVHGSAPDIAGKGIANPVGAINSVAMLLRHTAKLEQDARLIESAVNAVLLDGYRTKDLVPSARKFNTTAEVGSAIERQCADMAISHYAYHAV is encoded by the coding sequence ATGAAACTCAAAATTGCTGTGCTTGGAGGCGACGGCGTCGGCCCAGAGGTTACGGCCGAGGCTGTTCGTGTCCTGCGTGCCATCGCTAACGTCAACGGATACGAGTTCCAGTTCACCGAGGCTGAAGTTGGCGGCGTCGCCATCCGGAAACACGGCAGCCCTCTCCCGGAAAAGACGCTCCACACCTGCCTCGAGTCCGATGCTGTCCTACTCGGCGCAGTCGGCCATCCCGAGTTCGACTCGATGCCACGCGACAAGAAGCCCGAGACCGGCCTTCTCGCGTTGCGCCAGGCGCTCGGCGGCTTCGCGAACCTGCGCCCGGTGCAAGCGTATGCCGCTCTATCCGACTCGTCGCCCATCAAGCAGGAACTCGTCTTCGGCGCGGATGTCATGATCGTTCGCGAACTCCTCGGCGGCCTCTACTTCGGCGAGCCCCGCGGAATTAAAGATGACACTGCGACGAACACCATGTCGTACTCGCGCTATGAAATCGAGCGCGTCGCACATATCGCCTTCCAGCAAGCGCGCAATCGCCGTAAGAAGGTGACGTCGGTTGATAAAGCCAACGTTCTCGAATGCTCGCAGCTCTGGCGCTTAGTGGTGACCGAAGTCGCGAAGCAATATTCCGACGTAAAGCTCGAACACGCCTACGTGGACTCCTTCGCGATGCGCCTCATCCAGGCGCCCACCGCCTTCGACGTCGTACTTACCGAAAATCTCTTTGGCGATATCCTCAGCGATGAAGCTGCCGTCATCGGCGGCTCGCTCGGATTGCTTGCCTCTGCCACCATCGGCGGCGAGGTCGATCTTTACGAACCGGTCCATGGCTCCGCACCCGACATCGCAGGCAAGGGAATAGCCAACCCGGTCGGCGCGATCAACTCAGTCGCCATGCTGCTGCGCCACACCGCGAAACTTGAGCAGGATGCGCGATTGATCGAATCCGCCGTGAACGCGGTTCTCCTCGACGGCTATCGAACGAAGGATCTTGTTCCCTCCGCGCGCAAGTTCAATACGACCGCGGAAGTGGGCTCCGCCATCGAGCGCCAGTGCGCCGACATGGCAATCAGCCATTACGCCTACCACGCGGTATAA
- a CDS encoding flagellar basal body L-ring protein FlgH: MRKIKYAGVPFAFALWLLILGAVVSQAHAEKREKDKNPLQRYMATLPAQETGALPAKTTGSLWTDESPLFMIANDLKARRVHDIVTIAVSESTLAQATGDVTSQRDYAGNSAITALGGHVSTGGVNPLFAASSSTSLKGKGASNSQSTLRTTLAAEVVAVMTNGNMVVEARRSVKMNNELRTVILRGVVRPGDISPSNVVSSAALANLEIEMKGKGVVSDGTRPNNLGIRWLWKVLGF, translated from the coding sequence ATGAGGAAAATCAAATACGCAGGAGTCCCATTCGCCTTCGCGCTCTGGTTGCTGATTCTCGGGGCCGTAGTATCGCAGGCACACGCCGAAAAACGCGAAAAGGATAAGAATCCCCTTCAGCGCTACATGGCAACCTTGCCAGCGCAGGAAACCGGAGCGCTTCCGGCAAAAACTACAGGAAGTTTGTGGACGGACGAATCCCCTCTGTTCATGATCGCGAACGATTTGAAAGCGCGACGAGTGCATGACATCGTGACGATTGCGGTTTCCGAGTCCACCCTCGCGCAAGCGACGGGTGACGTGACTTCGCAGCGAGACTATGCGGGAAACAGTGCAATCACCGCGCTGGGCGGCCACGTCAGCACTGGGGGCGTGAACCCTCTGTTCGCGGCTTCGTCTTCCACTTCGCTCAAAGGCAAGGGAGCCTCGAACAGCCAGTCCACCTTGCGCACCACGCTGGCCGCAGAGGTCGTTGCGGTCATGACAAACGGGAACATGGTGGTGGAGGCGCGCCGTTCGGTAAAGATGAACAACGAGTTGCGCACGGTGATCCTGCGCGGAGTGGTTCGTCCGGGGGATATCTCTCCTTCGAACGTGGTCAGTTCCGCCGCGTTGGCAAACCTCGAGATCGAGATGAAAGGTAAAGGCGTGGTCAGCGACGGTACGCGTCCGAACAACCTCGGGATCCGCTGGCTCTGGAAGGTATTGGGGTTCTGA
- a CDS encoding flagella basal body P-ring formation protein FlgA: MGPLKVFLFCVIAILSSRLGLATTANDGLYEIPKSRVCAAIQVGNADCHDVELLSTPLSRESEPILNWNIERNSGGAGVLRIECANFACVPFLVVFRGHPRPQNIGNPSRSLTHQPRPAPVVHAGNRLTLIRQGNGVRLTTTVVSLSAGRVGESIHVREYRSSRSINSVVVDAHTVTADY, translated from the coding sequence ATGGGCCCCTTGAAAGTGTTTTTGTTCTGCGTTATCGCGATTCTCTCCTCCCGACTCGGGCTGGCCACTACAGCCAACGACGGACTGTACGAAATTCCTAAGAGCCGAGTCTGCGCGGCAATTCAAGTTGGCAACGCCGATTGTCATGATGTGGAGTTGTTGTCGACTCCGCTCTCACGGGAATCCGAGCCCATCCTGAACTGGAATATCGAAAGAAATTCCGGCGGTGCCGGAGTGTTGCGGATCGAGTGCGCCAACTTTGCGTGCGTGCCTTTCCTTGTGGTCTTTCGCGGCCACCCGAGACCACAGAACATTGGAAACCCGTCGCGTTCGCTCACCCATCAACCCAGGCCCGCACCGGTGGTCCACGCCGGCAATCGCCTGACGCTGATTCGCCAGGGAAATGGAGTTCGACTGACAACCACAGTGGTGAGCCTCTCCGCGGGAAGGGTTGGCGAGTCTATCCACGTGCGTGAGTACAGAAGCTCGCGCTCCATCAATTCGGTTGTGGTGGACGCACATACCGTAACGGCTGACTACTGA
- the flgF gene encoding flagellar basal-body rod protein FlgF — translation MDTGSYVACAGLVARSQQLDLAAQDLANINTSGYRSQRSAFRAVLAKSAGANLTGWSAAVNNFGTLGETRLSRTPGNLEKTGNPLDLGLEGDGFFVVQTPAGPRYTRRGNFQISSAGALETSDGYPVQGSLGTVRVPNGELAISADGTLSVDGAIAGKLKVVQFAPSTQLQAESGSYYSAPAGRESPAANTSVRQGMIESSNVNAIASSIQLVTLQRTAEMLQRALTTFHSEFDRTAVEDLPKV, via the coding sequence ATGGACACCGGCTCCTACGTAGCGTGTGCGGGACTGGTAGCGAGGTCGCAGCAACTCGATCTGGCCGCGCAGGATTTAGCGAACATAAACACTTCCGGCTACCGATCGCAACGATCAGCGTTCCGCGCGGTGTTGGCGAAGTCTGCGGGTGCAAACCTAACCGGCTGGTCCGCAGCAGTGAACAACTTCGGTACATTGGGCGAGACACGACTCTCGCGCACGCCCGGCAATCTCGAAAAAACTGGGAATCCGCTCGATCTAGGGCTGGAGGGCGATGGCTTTTTTGTGGTGCAGACGCCTGCGGGCCCACGCTACACGCGACGCGGAAACTTCCAGATTTCATCGGCTGGAGCGCTAGAGACGAGCGACGGCTATCCCGTTCAAGGCTCGCTGGGAACGGTTCGGGTACCGAACGGCGAATTGGCGATCAGCGCAGACGGGACGCTTTCGGTGGATGGCGCCATTGCCGGCAAGTTAAAGGTTGTGCAATTCGCGCCATCGACACAGCTCCAAGCTGAAAGTGGTTCGTACTATTCCGCGCCCGCAGGGAGGGAGAGTCCGGCGGCTAACACTAGTGTGCGTCAGGGGATGATCGAGTCGTCGAATGTAAACGCGATCGCGAGTTCCATCCAGCTGGTCACACTCCAGCGGACGGCAGAGATGCTGCAACGCGCACTTACGACGTTCCACTCGGAGTTCGACCGTACCGCTGTTGAGGACCTGCCAAAGGTCTAG
- the flgG gene encoding flagellar basal-body rod protein FlgG, giving the protein MFRALYTAATGMTAQQLNLDNIANNLSNASTAGFRARRLQFQDLMYQNMVVPGSAATQQTTVASGLQVGLGTRPTASETLQTQGEFESTGNPLDIAIQGQGFFQVLLPDGTTGYTRSGQFHLDAQGNVVTSDGNQLQPSLTIPADAQTISIGADGTVTVTQPGQTQAQQVGSIQVASFANPGGLNSIGKNLFLATTASGDPTIGTPGGAEGAGTLQQGVLEQANVSVVDEFIQMILAQRSYEANSKVVTAANEMLQNLNTMAR; this is encoded by the coding sequence ATGTTTCGCGCACTTTATACCGCAGCCACGGGAATGACGGCGCAGCAACTGAACCTGGACAATATCGCGAACAACTTGTCGAATGCTAGCACCGCGGGCTTCCGGGCACGCCGGTTGCAATTTCAGGATTTGATGTACCAGAACATGGTGGTTCCGGGATCGGCAGCAACCCAGCAAACCACGGTCGCGAGCGGGTTACAGGTTGGATTAGGCACGCGGCCAACTGCTTCGGAGACACTGCAGACCCAAGGCGAGTTCGAGTCCACCGGCAATCCGCTGGATATTGCAATACAAGGACAGGGGTTCTTCCAGGTGCTGTTGCCGGACGGCACCACGGGTTACACCCGTTCCGGACAATTTCATCTCGATGCGCAGGGCAACGTGGTGACCTCGGACGGAAATCAATTGCAGCCGTCGCTCACGATTCCCGCTGACGCACAGACCATCAGCATAGGCGCCGACGGCACGGTGACGGTAACGCAACCGGGCCAGACCCAGGCGCAGCAGGTCGGCAGTATTCAGGTCGCGTCCTTCGCAAATCCCGGGGGGCTGAACAGCATCGGGAAAAATCTCTTCCTGGCGACCACGGCGTCGGGCGATCCGACGATCGGCACGCCGGGCGGCGCGGAGGGCGCCGGGACGTTGCAACAGGGCGTGCTGGAGCAGGCCAACGTAAGCGTGGTGGATGAATTTATCCAAATGATATTGGCGCAACGCTCTTATGAAGCGAACTCGAAAGTTGTAACGGCAGCGAATGAGATGCTGCAAAACCTCAACACCATGGCACGTTGA